GCGCCTTGGTGATCAGGTCGGCAAACGCAGCCTCGGCCTCGGCGTGCTTGTTCTGGTCCGACAGCTCGACGGCGCGGTCGAACGCCGCACCGGCCACGGCGGCCTTCTTGGCCTCGAGATATTGGTAGCCACGCCAGCCACCGACGCCGGCAACCACCAGGATCGCCAGCGCGATGATAAAGATCGAGTACTTGTCCCACAGCTGCTTGAGCTGATCGCGACGGACTTCCTCGTCGACTTCGTCAAATAATTCAGACACTTAAGGCTATCCCATCTCCTCGGGACCGCGAATCTCGGCGGAGCCTGGCCCCTACCTGATCCCCACATCGCGGCGGCGTTACCCTAACGGTGTGGCGGAGGCAAGGCAAAGCGAGGCGGATCAAAGCGTTAACCGGGGAAGTTTGCCCTGCCCCGGCTCACGCCCCTGCCGAGATGCTTTCCCTGAGCTGGCGCTTGATCACCTTGCCGTTGGCGTTGCGCGGCAGCGGCTCTGATGTCAGCGCCATCGTCTCCGGCACCTTGTAGTCGGACAGACGCTCAGCACACCAGGCGCGCAGGCTCTCGGCATTCACATCGGTGCGGGTCACGATCACGGCGTGCACACGCTCGCCGAGCACCGGGCACGGTTTTGCGACGATCGCGCTCTCGACCACGGCCGGATGGCCGGCCAGTACGGACTCGACCTCGGCGGAATAGATCTTCAGGCCGCCGCGGTTGATCATGTCCTTCTGGCGATCGAACACGCGGACGAAGTTGTCGGCATCGACCGAGCCGAGATCGCCGGAATGCCAGAACCCTGCCGTGAAGCTCTCCGCGCTCGCCTTCGGGTTATTCCAGTAGCCCTTGATGACGGAGGCGCTGCGGATCCAAAGCTCGCCAATCTCGCCGCGCGGCACCTCGCTTCCGTCGGCGCCCATCACGATGATCTCGGCGCCGGGACACGGCAGGCCGACGCTGTCGATATGCGCCGCGGTCAGTTCACCCGGCATCAAGGTCGAGGGCGACGTGGTCTCGGTCGCGCCGTAGCAATTGGCGAGCTTGAGCCCGGGAATCTTGGCGTCGAGCTTTTCGATGGTCGCAACCGGCATCGGCGCGCCGCCGAACCCGCCGATGCGCCAGCTCGACAGGTCGTAGCTGTCGAAATCCGGCTGCATCAGGCAGAGATTGTACATCGCCGGCACCATCACCGTGTAGGTGACGCGCTCACGCGCCGCGACCTTCAGGTACTCCGACGCCCTGAACTCCGGCATGATGATCAGCGCGCCGGCGCAGCGCGCCATGGTGGTGATGTTGGCGACCGCGCCGGTGACATGGGCGAGCGGCACCGCGGCGATCGAGCGATCGGCCCTGGTCAGCTTCAGGCAAGACGCGAACACCATCGAGGAGTGGATGATGTTGCAATGGGCGAGCATCGCGCCCTTCGGCCGGCCGGTGGTGCCCGAGGTGTAGAGGATCATCGCGGTGTCCTCTTCCCTCACCTCCGCGGGCGGCTGCGCCGGAGCATTGTCGCGCAAGGCAGCGAATTGCGACCTGCCGTCGTCGCTGACCGGGATGCGGTGCGCAAGGCCGGGAATATCGGCAGCGTTGGGGATGCGGTCGGCAAGCGTGGCCTCGTGGACCAGACACTTCGCGCCGCAATCATTCAGCACATAGGCGATCTCAGGCTTCTGCTGGCGCGTCGAGAGCAACACCGTGACCAGCCCGGCATGGGCGGCGGCGAACATCGTCAGCACGAACTCGATGCGGTTGCCGAGCAGGATGGCGACGCGGTCGCCGGGCGCAAGACCAAGCATTGCAAAGCCCGCCGCAACTCTGGCTGACTCCTCCGCAACCTCGCGCCAGCTCAGGCGCTGATCGCCACAGACCAGCGCCTCGCCGTCGCCATTCTGGGCAACGGCGTCGGCAATCATCGCCCAGAGGCTAACCGGTCGCTCGACAAATGCCGGCACGACGCGGTCACCGAAGCGCGGCTCGAGCCGCATCGGCGGCAGTGCGTGTTGCGACCAGTCCATGCGCGCCTCGTCAGCTCTTCTTCATGCCGTAGACATGCTCCGGCCCCGGGAAGGCGCGGCTCTTCACGTCGCGTGCGTAGCCCGCGATCGCTTCCTCGATCATCGGGCCGAGATTGCCGTAGCGGCGCACGAATTTCGGCGCGCGCGCCGACAAGCCGAGCATGTCCTCCAGCACCAGCACCTGGCCGTCGCAGGCCGCGCTGGCGCCGATGCCGATGGTTGGAACGGCGATCGATTGTGTGATCTTGCGCGCCAGCGGCTCGGCGACCGCCTCGACCACGATCGAGAAGGCGCCCGCCTCCGCGATCGCCTTCGCGTCGTTCTCGATCGGCGCCCAGTTCTCCTCCTCGCGGCCCTGTGCGCGGAACGAGCCGAGCGTGTTGATCGATTGCGGCGTCAGGCCGATATGGCCCATCACGGGAATGCCGCGCCCGGACAGGAACGCCACCGTCTCCGCCATCCGCGCGCCGCCCTCGAGCTTGACCGCGCCGCACAGCGTTTCCTTCATGATCCGCACCGCCGATCGGAACGCCTGCTCTTTCGATTCTTCGTAGGAGCCGAACGGCATGTCGACCACGACCAGCGCAGCCTGCGAGCCGCGCATCACGGCGCGGCCCTGCAGGATCATCATGTCGAGCGTGACCGGCACCGTGGTCTCGAAGCCGTGCATCACGTTGCCGAGGGAATCGCCGACCAGGATCGCATCGCAATGGCGGTCGACCAGCGCCGCGGTGTGCGCATGATACGACGTCAGCATCACGATCGGCTCGCCGTTCTTGCGGGCGCGCAGATCGGGCGCGGTCTTGCGCTTGATGGCGGATTGAACAGACATAGTCAGGCTCCCATGACAGGCACGCCGATCACGACCGGGTGGAACGCAAACGCCAGCGCCAGATACGCGATGACACCGACCGCGATCGCGATCAGGTCGTTGGTGGGCCCGCCCACCGGGATCGGCGGCGCGCCGGCATCGCTGCGGCGCTTCAGCGAGATGCGGTCATAGACCGCCCAGCCGAGAAACGAGCCGAACAGGATGATCGAGCCGAGATCGCCATTGGCGAGCAGATGCGCGAACGCCCACAACTTCACGCCCGCCAGCATCGGATGCTTCAGCGTGGTGTAGATGCGGCCGCGGATGTAGGAGGCGACGACGAGGATGACGGCGGGCAGCATCAAGGCCACAGCGATGTGCTTGAACGCGGTCGGCGGGGTCCAGACGTCGATCCAGCCGGTCGCGCGGTAATGGCCGAAGCCCCAGATGATCAGCGCGAGGCCTGCGAACGACACCAGCGAATAGACGCCCTTGTAGGCCCCCTCGCCCATCGCGTTGACCAGGCCGGCACGCAGCTCGCGCAGGCTGCTCAGCACGTGGATGCCGAGGAACAGCACGAGACCCAGGATCATGACGAGCAGTCCCACGATGTTCCTCCCCTGATTGATTGCCGCCTTCGCGTACCATCTTCGCCGGGCGGGTGGCAATGCACCACGCCGGGTGGCAGGTCACGGATTGCCGGCCGGCTTGCCCAGCGCGCGATTGTCGACATAGCGGATCATGATCGGGCGGCCCGCCAGCGCGCCGCCGAGCCCGCTGCTGAACTTCAGCGGCAGGCAGGCGCCGAGCGAGGCGTTGATCGCATTGAGGTAGGTCGTGCGGGTGTCGGCCGCGATGCCCCGCGTGGAAAATGTCAGGCGCGGCGTGCCGATCATCTCGCCGGTCCGCTTGAAGCTGAAACGCACCGACATCTGCATGCCCTGGCGCGCATCGCCTGCCGGCGGCGGCGCCCAGCAGGCGCGCAGCGCGGCGAAGAGATCGCCGATGGTATCGAGATCATGATCCGGCTTGCGGTACTTCTCGGCCTGTCCCTCGGGCGGCACGGTCAGGATCGTGAGCTGGAGATTTTCGCCGTACGGATAATCCATCTCGGGAAAGCACGGCCCGTGGTTGAACACGCTGCAATAGGACGGGATGCAAGGCCCTTCGTCGAGCACACTGCAAGGCGTGTGTGCGAACGGCGCCGGGTTGGTCTGTTGCCGCTGCTGCGCAGAGGCAGCGCTCGCGAGCACACAGGCCAGCACGGCAAAAGCGAGACAGATGGCGACGCGTCGGAACATACGGTTGGACCCGGGATGTGCTTCCGGGAAAATGGTACCGCGGCCCGACCGCATCAA
This Bradyrhizobium sp. CCBAU 53421 DNA region includes the following protein-coding sequences:
- a CDS encoding class I adenylate-forming enzyme family protein, whose amino-acid sequence is MDWSQHALPPMRLEPRFGDRVVPAFVERPVSLWAMIADAVAQNGDGEALVCGDQRLSWREVAEESARVAAGFAMLGLAPGDRVAILLGNRIEFVLTMFAAAHAGLVTVLLSTRQQKPEIAYVLNDCGAKCLVHEATLADRIPNAADIPGLAHRIPVSDDGRSQFAALRDNAPAQPPAEVREEDTAMILYTSGTTGRPKGAMLAHCNIIHSSMVFASCLKLTRADRSIAAVPLAHVTGAVANITTMARCAGALIIMPEFRASEYLKVAARERVTYTVMVPAMYNLCLMQPDFDSYDLSSWRIGGFGGAPMPVATIEKLDAKIPGLKLANCYGATETTSPSTLMPGELTAAHIDSVGLPCPGAEIIVMGADGSEVPRGEIGELWIRSASVIKGYWNNPKASAESFTAGFWHSGDLGSVDADNFVRVFDRQKDMINRGGLKIYSAEVESVLAGHPAVVESAIVAKPCPVLGERVHAVIVTRTDVNAESLRAWCAERLSDYKVPETMALTSEPLPRNANGKVIKRQLRESISAGA
- the panB gene encoding 3-methyl-2-oxobutanoate hydroxymethyltransferase, whose protein sequence is MSVQSAIKRKTAPDLRARKNGEPIVMLTSYHAHTAALVDRHCDAILVGDSLGNVMHGFETTVPVTLDMMILQGRAVMRGSQAALVVVDMPFGSYEESKEQAFRSAVRIMKETLCGAVKLEGGARMAETVAFLSGRGIPVMGHIGLTPQSINTLGSFRAQGREEENWAPIENDAKAIAEAGAFSIVVEAVAEPLARKITQSIAVPTIGIGASAACDGQVLVLEDMLGLSARAPKFVRRYGNLGPMIEEAIAGYARDVKSRAFPGPEHVYGMKKS
- a CDS encoding NnrU family protein; this translates as MGLLVMILGLVLFLGIHVLSSLRELRAGLVNAMGEGAYKGVYSLVSFAGLALIIWGFGHYRATGWIDVWTPPTAFKHIAVALMLPAVILVVASYIRGRIYTTLKHPMLAGVKLWAFAHLLANGDLGSIILFGSFLGWAVYDRISLKRRSDAGAPPIPVGGPTNDLIAIAVGVIAYLALAFAFHPVVIGVPVMGA